The proteins below come from a single Triticum aestivum cultivar Chinese Spring chromosome 5D, IWGSC CS RefSeq v2.1, whole genome shotgun sequence genomic window:
- the LOC123123931 gene encoding PGR5-like protein 1A, chloroplastic, which translates to MAAEVVALSPASRLPSLSSRPAASSSSRAHRAARSARSPPALAVTTFALGRRRQALLLLRPRATEQQGQVQQQEEEVVDGNVLPYCSIDGKKKKTIGEMEQEFLRALQSFYYDQKAIMSNEEFDNLKEELMWEGSSVVMLSADEQRLLEASMAYIAGNPIMSDAEFDELKLRLKQDGSDIVTEGPRCSLRSRKVYSDLTVDYLKMFLLNVPATIVALGLFFFIDELTGFEVNVFQFPEPFGFIFTYFAALPLILVTAQVVTKAIINDVLILKGPCPNCGTENLSFYGTILSIESGGATNNVKCANCKTVMVYDSKTRLITLPDS; encoded by the exons ATGGCCGCCGAGGTGGTGGCGCTCTCGCCGGCGTCCCGCCTGCCGTCCCTCTCCTccaggcccgccgcctcctcctcctcccgcgcccaTCGCGCTGCCCGCTCTGCCCGGTCACCGCCGGCGCTCGCCGTAACGACGTTCGCGTTGGGCCGCCGCCGCCAAGCACTGCTGCTCCTCCGGCCCCGCGCCACCGAGCAGCAAGGGCAGgtgcagcagcaggaggaggaggtggtggacggCAACGTGCTCCCCTACTGCAGCATCgacggcaagaagaagaagaccatcgGGGAGATGGAGCAGGAGTTCCTACGAGCCCTGCAG TCCTTCTACTACGACCAGAAGGCCATCATGTCCAACGAGGAGTTCGACAACCTCAAGGAGGAGCTCATGTGGGAAGGCAGCAGCGTCGTCATGCTAA GCGCCGATGAGCagaggctcctggaagcctccatgGCCTACATCGCCGGCAACCCCATCATGTCCGACGCCGAATTCGACGAGCTCAAGCTCAGACTCAAG CAAGATGGAAGCGACATCGTGACGGAAGGCCCTAGGTGCAGTCTACGGAGTCGGAAG GTTTACAGCGATCTGACGGTTGACTACTTGAAGATGTTCCTGCTCAATGTTCCAGCGACTATTGTTGCTCTAGGACT GTTCTTTTTCATCGATGAGCTGACTGGCTTTGAGGTCAATGTATTCCAG TTTCCGGAGCCCTTCGGATTCATATTCACATATTTTGCCGCTTTGCCTCTGATATTGGTTACGGCGCAAGTGGTAACCAAGGCCATAATAAATGATGTCTTAATCCTGAAG GGGCCGTGTCCGAACTGCGGCACTGAAAATCTTTCCTTCTACGGGACGATACTGTCGATCGAGAGTGGTGGAGCAACGAACAATGTGAAGTGCGCAAA TTGCAAAACGGTGATGGTATACGACTCAAAAACTCGGTTGATCACACTTCCAGATTCATGA